The genomic interval TCCCAAACTTAGAGAGTCCAGCTGAAATTATTGCAGCTAATGCTCGTCCACTCAAATGTTAAACCCTCTCCAAACATGGTTTGCAAGATGAATTTCAATCTATCTGTCAGCAGATCATATTCCCAGCAATCAACTATATAATTGGGATATGTGAAGTCTTAGACCTGATTGAGCATGGAAACTGAAGAGAGTACTCTTAAGAGACAGATTGTTCGAAGCATGAAGATACTTCATAGAAGAGGCTTGATGACTGGTGTTGGAGGAAACGCCAGCGCACGGGTGGAGGGGTCAGATGAAATTTGGATAACACCCAGCGGAGTCTATAAGCCTGAATTGAAACCTTCGGATCTCGTAAAGATTGATCTAGATGGAAGAGTCGTTGAGGGGATTCTGAAACCTTCAATGGAGTGGCATTTCCACACCGCCATATATAGGAGGAGAGCAGACATAAACGCGGTCTTACATACGCATAGCCCCTTCACCACAGGCTTGGCACTGGCAGATTTGAAGTTGAGACCTATAACATTGGAGGCTGCAACAATCCTCGCCGATGTTCCAATTTTACCGTTTCGCTACCCAGGGACTGAAGAGTTGGGCAGACAAGTCGGTGAAGCTATTCTTGGAAGGAGGGCTCTGATACTACAGAATCACGGCGTCGTCGCGGTTGGTTTCGATATGATAGAGGCCCTATCCACAATAGAGATTCTGGAGGAGGTCTCCATAATGACCTTCATCGCAAGCCAGTATGGGATCATACAGGAGATACCGCCAGACCAAATAGAACTTATAAAGAAACTGTATAGAATATGAGATGGGAAAAACGCTTCTAATTAATTATTCAACCTCAGTAATTTTACGTAAGAGAAGATGCATATGGAACCGCAGCTGTGCTACTAAATGCATCTCTATCCGAAAACTTCACAGATAACATTCCGTAAACTCCCCTATAACAGTTGGCTAGGTGGTGTCTGATAGTGTATGGTTACGTAGGTAAAATCCTTAGAATCGACTTGACTAATTCAAGATTTTTTGTTGAGACGCTGTCGGAGGGGGTGCTTAAGAAATATGTTGGGGGAAGCGGCTTGGCTTCAAGGATTATCTTCGATGAGTTAGATCCTTTTGTCGATCCCCTCTCTCCCACAAACGTTCTTATCTTCATGACCGGACCACTCACCGGAACAGCTTCCCCGCTGTGTGGCCGCTACTGCGTCTGCACAAAATCTCCACTCACAGGAATATGGGCTGAAGCACACTCGGCAGGCTTTTGGGGTCCTGAGCTTAAATTTTCAGGGTATGATGGACTAGTAATCGTCGGCAGGTCAGAGAAGCCTGTCTACCTATCTATTATTGACGGTGAAGTAGAGATCAGAGACGCATCCAAACTGTGGGGTAAAGACACATACACCACTGAGAAAATGATTAGGGATGACCTTGGATATGGCGACGTCAAGGTTGCGTCTATAGGCCAGGCAGGTGAGAGGGGAGTTCTTTTTGCTTCGATAATAAATGATCTCGGCCGGGCGGCTGGTAGGTGTGGTGTCGGTGCGGTGATGGGCTCTAAAAACCTGAAGGCTATAGCTGCTAGAGGGACCAAGGTCAGGGTTCTGCCAGCTGCAAAGAATGAGATGCTCAACGAGTTTCTACGAAGGATATACGTAACGATCAGGTCCCACCCCACCGCCCAGATATACGCATCATTCGGTACCGATGGAATAATGTCTATGATGCATGAGTATGGAGACGTCCCGATAAAATACTTCACAAGGGGGCATTGGCCAGAAGGTGTGAATAAGATATGTGGAGAAGCGATGGCTAAGACCATACTGAGGAGGCAGTGGGCTTGCTACCGGTGCATAATTGCTTGTGGTAGGCATGTCAGGATAAAATATTCTGACGAAGAGATAGATGGTGCGGGGCCAGAATATGAGACATGCGCATCGCTTGGGACGCTTTGTATGAATGATGACTTGGAAAGTATCGCCGTTGGAAATGACCTGTGCAACAAGTATGGATTGGACACGATCTCTACTGGAAGCGTAATTGCCTTTGCGATGGAATGTTATGAAAGAGGCTTGATTACAAGTGAAGATACAGACGGTCTGACCCTTAAATGGGGGGATAGCAAAGCAATACTGGAACTTATTCACAAGATAGGAATGAACACCGGATTTGGATCTGTACTATCAAGAGGGGTTAGAGGAGCAGCTAAGAAGATAGGTAAGGGCACAGAAGAGTTTGCGTTGCATGTCAAGGGGCTTGAGATACCTATGCATGATCCTAGGGCGTTTAAAGGTCTCGGCCTCCAGTACGCTACATCTCACAGGGGTGCATGCCACCTCAGAGGTCTCGTATACCATATCGAACAGGGTGAGAGAATACCTGACCTGGGCATACATAAAAGATATCAAAGATTCACATATGAAGATAAGGCATTCCCAGTCATCACTGTCCAGAACTGGCATGACGTATTAGACTCTCTGATAATGTGCAAGTTTGCGATGATCCCTCCAGCCTCTGTCCTAGCGATTTTCAACATGGTCACAGGATGGAACATGAGTCTTGAAGAACTCCTCAAGGTCGGGGAGAGAACATATAATCTGAAGCGAGCATTCAACGTGATGTGTGGCTCAGGGAGAAGTGATGACACTCTTCCAAAACGTTTCTTAGAGGAACCTCTCAAAGATGGAGGTTGCAAAGGTGAGGTTGTTGAGCTGGACTTGATGCTTAACAGTTATTATGAAATGAGAGGTTGGGATTCTAATGGGATCCCTACTTGGAGAAAGCTTCACGAGCTGGAATTGGATGATGTATCGTCAAGACTTGAGCCTTTCAGAACTGATAATTAACCCCATTTATAGTACGGTTTATTCATAAAGTGATTCGGACGTGAAAAACAGACTATGAACGTCAAGGATCGCCGAGTGATGAGAATTGAGGAGGCCCTAAAAGTTTTCTATCGATCAATAAATCTGGCCAGGCTTGATGTAGAGACCTTACCCCTAAAAGGTGCTTTGGATAGAGTCACAGCTTCAGATATAGCTGCTCCAGTAGATATCCCCCAATTCAACCTCTCAGCCGTTGATGGATATGCGGTGTTGGCAAGCGATACTTTCGGCGCTTCACCTGCAAACCCTGTTATTCTCAAGATCAAGGAGCCTCGTGATGGTGTTTACTTGAGTCTTAGAAGCGGTGAAGCCGCCTATGTATCGACAGGCTCCCCTATACCTGCGGGATCTGATGCTGTTGTTATGTTGGAATATACAAAAAAGATTGAGCAGGATATTATAGAAGTATATAAAGCGGTCTCTCCTGGGGAGGATGTTTCATGGAGAGGTGAGGACGTCAGGAAGGGTGAGACTGTTCTCAGGGAAGGAGTGAGGTTAAAACCACAAGACCTCGGCATGTTAGCTTCGATGGGCTTCACTTCGGTAAATGTTTACAGGAGGCCTGTCGTGGGAATAATCTCCACAGGGAGCGAACTAGTTCCTCTAGGATCTGAAAGGAGATTTGGGCGAGTAATAGATGTAAACAGTATAATCCTTTCTGCGATGACTATAGATTATGGTGGCGAGCCGCTTCCTCTGGGTATTGTGGAGGACGACTTCGAGAAGTTGAGGTCTAAGATAAGGATTGGGTTAGCTAAAAGCGACATCTTAGTTTTGACCGGTGGGACCTCTGTCGGGAAAGCAGATTTGACTGTGGGGGCTATAGACTCTTTCGGCCCACCAGGGATAGTTGTGCATGGAGTCGCTATGAGACCCGGTCGACCTACGGCACTTGCCTCGATTGAGAGCAAACCAGTTATTAACCTTTCAGGATATCCTGTTGCCGCCATGATAGGTTTCTATGTGTTCGGTAAAGACCTGATATCAAGAATGTTGAGGACAGTCGACGAGCCTGAACCTCATGTATTTGCGAAGGTGACTAGGAGAATACCTTCTCCGCCAGGCATCAGAAGCTATGTTCGGGTGAATGTCTTAAGAAGGGGCTCAGATCTCATTGCAGAGCCTGTTAGATCTACAGGCTCAGGGATAATCTCAAGTATGGTGAGGGCGAACGGTCTGCTTGTCATACCTGAAGATGTTGAAGGTGTAGATGAGGGTGAGGTGGTTGAGGTCGTATTGATGAGGTCTATACGGGATCTCTAATAGTAGCTTCAGACTATCCTGTAGAGGTTCTTTTTAACCTCAGCTAGAAATCCAAGGTTTTGCAGTTCAAGAATGGCCGTCGCTATCGACTTCTCATCCTCTATGTCTGTTCCATTCTGAATTAGGTTTACGAGCTCCTCATGCGTTACCGTCTCTCCTTTGTACTGTTCGATCGCCTTGAGAACTTTCGGCAC from Candidatus Bathyarchaeota archaeon carries:
- a CDS encoding molybdopterin molybdotransferase MoeA, whose protein sequence is MNVKDRRVMRIEEALKVFYRSINLARLDVETLPLKGALDRVTASDIAAPVDIPQFNLSAVDGYAVLASDTFGASPANPVILKIKEPRDGVYLSLRSGEAAYVSTGSPIPAGSDAVVMLEYTKKIEQDIIEVYKAVSPGEDVSWRGEDVRKGETVLREGVRLKPQDLGMLASMGFTSVNVYRRPVVGIISTGSELVPLGSERRFGRVIDVNSIILSAMTIDYGGEPLPLGIVEDDFEKLRSKIRIGLAKSDILVLTGGTSVGKADLTVGAIDSFGPPGIVVHGVAMRPGRPTALASIESKPVINLSGYPVAAMIGFYVFGKDLISRMLRTVDEPEPHVFAKVTRRIPSPPGIRSYVRVNVLRRGSDLIAEPVRSTGSGIISSMVRANGLLVIPEDVEGVDEGEVVEVVLMRSIRDL
- a CDS encoding aldehyde ferredoxin oxidoreductase family protein, with the protein product MARWCLIVYGYVGKILRIDLTNSRFFVETLSEGVLKKYVGGSGLASRIIFDELDPFVDPLSPTNVLIFMTGPLTGTASPLCGRYCVCTKSPLTGIWAEAHSAGFWGPELKFSGYDGLVIVGRSEKPVYLSIIDGEVEIRDASKLWGKDTYTTEKMIRDDLGYGDVKVASIGQAGERGVLFASIINDLGRAAGRCGVGAVMGSKNLKAIAARGTKVRVLPAAKNEMLNEFLRRIYVTIRSHPTAQIYASFGTDGIMSMMHEYGDVPIKYFTRGHWPEGVNKICGEAMAKTILRRQWACYRCIIACGRHVRIKYSDEEIDGAGPEYETCASLGTLCMNDDLESIAVGNDLCNKYGLDTISTGSVIAFAMECYERGLITSEDTDGLTLKWGDSKAILELIHKIGMNTGFGSVLSRGVRGAAKKIGKGTEEFALHVKGLEIPMHDPRAFKGLGLQYATSHRGACHLRGLVYHIEQGERIPDLGIHKRYQRFTYEDKAFPVITVQNWHDVLDSLIMCKFAMIPPASVLAIFNMVTGWNMSLEELLKVGERTYNLKRAFNVMCGSGRSDDTLPKRFLEEPLKDGGCKGEVVELDLMLNSYYEMRGWDSNGIPTWRKLHELELDDVSSRLEPFRTDN
- a CDS encoding class II aldolase/adducin family protein, which translates into the protein METEESTLKRQIVRSMKILHRRGLMTGVGGNASARVEGSDEIWITPSGVYKPELKPSDLVKIDLDGRVVEGILKPSMEWHFHTAIYRRRADINAVLHTHSPFTTGLALADLKLRPITLEAATILADVPILPFRYPGTEELGRQVGEAILGRRALILQNHGVVAVGFDMIEALSTIEILEEVSIMTFIASQYGIIQEIPPDQIELIKKLYRI